The following are from one region of the Biomphalaria glabrata chromosome 12, xgBioGlab47.1, whole genome shotgun sequence genome:
- the LOC129922105 gene encoding uncharacterized protein LOC129922105: MGTSHPSQTKRSSRKNQPLEPNKKKLQKEPATRAKQKEAPERTSHSSQTKRSSRKNQPLEPNKKKLQKEPATRAKQKEAPERTSHSSQTKRSSRKNQPLEPNKKKLQKEPATRAKQKEAPERTSHSSQTKRSSRKNQPLKPKTKYNDANGERL, translated from the coding sequence ATGGGAACAAGTCACCCAAGCCAAACAAAAAGAAGCTCCAGAAAGAACCAGCCACTCGAGCCAAACAAAAAGAAGCTCCAGAAAGAACCAGCCACTCGAGCCAAACAAAAAGAAGCTCCAGAAAGAACCAGCCACTCGAGCCAAACAAAAAGAAGCTCCAGAAAGAACCAGCCACTCGAGCCAAACAAAAAGAAGCTCCAGAAAGAACCAGCCACTCGAGCCAAACAAAAAGAAGCTCCAGAAAGAACCAGCCACTCGAGCCAAACAAAAAGAAGCTCCAGAAAGAACCAGCCACTAGAGCCAAACAAAAAGAAGCTCCAGAAAGAACCAGCCACTCGAGCCAAACAAAAAGAAGCTCCAGAAAGAACCAGCCACTCGAGCCAAACAAAAAGAAGCTCCAGAAAGAACCAGCCACTCAAGCCAAAGACAAAATACAATGACGCTAACGGAGAACGTCTTTAG